From the genome of Parazoarcus communis, one region includes:
- a CDS encoding aldehyde dehydrogenase family protein, which yields MNTHDIFRHLGIDTSVLRTGDVWVDSPIDGTRLAQLAPDTADIVDTKIALASRAFDTWRRVPAPRRGELIRRFGLLLREHKPVLGALITLECGKIIAEGEGEVQEMIDICDFAVGLSRQLYGRTIASERPLHALRETWHPLGPVGIISAFNFPMAVWSWNAALALVCGDSIIWKPSIKAPLCALACQHLLERAASDMDDVPPGLSCVLIGNNDTGSLLVDDPRVPLISATGSCTMGRQVGPRVAQRFGRTILELGGNNAIIVAPSADLELALQAITFGAVGTAGQRCTSTRRVFLHQQVRDEVLARLKKAWTGLVIGDPREPDTLIGPLIDRQAFESMTLALQAARAQGAAITGGERVLSDLYPQAWYARPAIVEGTDSLRNSLEETFAPILYCFEYTDLDEAIERHNAVPQGLSSAIFTRDLLEAEHFLSAVGSDCGIANVNVGTSGAEIGGAFGGEKETGGGRESGSDAWRGYMRRSTATINFSTQLPLAQGVNFGTS from the coding sequence ATGAATACGCACGACATCTTTCGTCATCTCGGCATCGATACCTCGGTGCTCCGCACCGGCGACGTGTGGGTGGATTCTCCCATCGACGGAACACGACTGGCACAGCTCGCCCCCGACACCGCAGATATCGTCGACACCAAGATCGCCCTCGCCAGCCGCGCCTTCGATACCTGGCGCCGTGTGCCCGCGCCGCGCAGGGGAGAACTGATCCGCCGCTTCGGCCTTCTGCTGCGTGAGCACAAACCCGTGCTCGGGGCGCTGATCACGCTTGAGTGCGGCAAGATCATCGCCGAGGGTGAAGGCGAGGTGCAGGAGATGATCGACATCTGCGATTTCGCGGTCGGCCTGTCGCGTCAGCTCTACGGTCGCACCATCGCCTCCGAGCGCCCGCTGCACGCCCTGCGCGAAACCTGGCACCCGCTCGGGCCGGTGGGCATCATCAGCGCCTTCAACTTCCCGATGGCGGTGTGGTCGTGGAATGCCGCACTTGCCCTGGTGTGCGGCGACAGCATCATCTGGAAACCTTCGATCAAGGCCCCCCTGTGCGCGCTGGCCTGCCAGCACCTGCTCGAGCGGGCCGCGAGCGACATGGACGACGTGCCGCCGGGACTCTCCTGCGTGCTGATCGGCAACAACGACACCGGCAGCCTGCTGGTGGACGATCCTCGCGTGCCCCTGATCAGCGCCACGGGCAGCTGCACGATGGGGCGACAGGTCGGGCCGCGAGTGGCGCAGCGCTTCGGGCGCACCATTCTTGAGCTCGGCGGCAACAACGCCATCATCGTTGCACCAAGCGCCGATCTCGAACTCGCACTGCAGGCGATCACCTTTGGCGCGGTCGGCACCGCCGGACAGCGCTGCACCAGCACGCGCAGGGTCTTCCTTCACCAGCAGGTGCGCGACGAAGTGCTTGCGCGACTGAAGAAGGCCTGGACCGGCCTCGTGATTGGCGACCCGCGCGAGCCCGACACCCTGATCGGCCCGCTGATCGACCGTCAGGCCTTCGAGAGCATGACCCTTGCCCTGCAAGCGGCGCGCGCACAGGGCGCAGCAATCACCGGAGGCGAACGCGTGCTGAGCGATCTCTACCCCCAGGCCTGGTACGCGAGACCAGCCATCGTGGAAGGTACGGACAGCCTGCGCAACAGCCTGGAGGAGACCTTCGCGCCCATCCTGTACTGCTTCGAGTACACGGATCTCGACGAAGCGATCGAACGCCACAATGCCGTACCTCAGGGCCTGTCGTCGGCGATCTTCACCCGCGACCTGCTCGAGGCCGAGCATTTCCTGTCCGCAGTGGGCAGCGACTGCGGCATTGCCAATGTGAACGTAGGCACCAGCGGCGCCGAAATCGGGGGCGCCTTCGGCGGCGAGAAAGAGACCGGTGGCGGCCGCGAGTCGGGCTCCGACGCCTGGCGCGGCTACATGCGGCGCTCGACCGCCACCATCAACTTCTCGACGCAGTTGCCGCTGGCCCAGGGCGTGAACTTCGGGACCTCCTGA
- a CDS encoding DJ-1/PfpI family protein: protein MGKKILMICGDFCEDYETMVPFQTLLAVGHTVHAVCPGKKAGETIATAIHDFEGDQTYTEKRGHNFSLNASFDEIDPASYDALVIPGGRGPEYLRLNDKVVSAVRHFFTANKPVAAVCHGAQLLAGARVLEGRTCSAYPACRHDVELGGGTYADIPIDQAVTDGNLVTAPAWPAHPAWLAQFLTLLGTRITH from the coding sequence ATGGGCAAGAAAATCCTGATGATCTGCGGCGATTTCTGCGAAGACTATGAAACCATGGTGCCCTTCCAGACCCTGCTCGCAGTCGGCCATACGGTGCATGCCGTGTGTCCGGGCAAGAAGGCGGGCGAAACCATCGCCACCGCAATTCACGACTTCGAGGGCGACCAGACCTACACCGAAAAGCGTGGTCACAACTTCAGCCTCAACGCGAGCTTCGACGAGATCGACCCCGCAAGCTACGACGCACTGGTGATTCCCGGCGGTCGCGGCCCCGAGTACCTGCGCCTCAACGACAAGGTCGTCTCTGCCGTGCGCCACTTCTTCACCGCCAACAAGCCGGTCGCCGCCGTGTGTCACGGCGCGCAGTTGCTGGCCGGCGCGCGCGTGCTTGAGGGTCGTACCTGCTCGGCCTACCCGGCCTGCCGGCACGATGTCGAGCTTGGCGGCGGCACCTATGCCGACATCCCGATCGACCAGGCCGTCACCGACGGCAACCTGGTCACCGCCCCGGCGTGGCCTGCACATCCGGCATGGCTCGCCCAGTTCCTGACCCTGCTCGGCACCCGCATCACCCATTAA
- a CDS encoding ribbon-helix-helix domain-containing protein → MCQIFTHAEPDLYACRARSIRLRGVATSIRLENIFWQVLEEIGQRDGLTVPQLVTRLHDELTAAGKLQDRSNFTSFLRVSCTRYLELEVTGLIPADRAVPIGSLDADTVLAGERRAPLPLARVRSVA, encoded by the coding sequence ATGTGCCAGATCTTCACCCATGCAGAACCCGACCTCTACGCCTGCCGCGCCCGGTCGATCAGGCTGCGCGGCGTCGCGACGAGCATCCGTCTGGAGAACATCTTCTGGCAGGTACTGGAGGAAATCGGCCAGCGCGACGGGCTCACCGTGCCGCAACTGGTCACCCGCCTGCACGACGAACTGACCGCCGCGGGCAAGCTGCAGGATCGAAGCAACTTCACCTCATTCCTGCGCGTGAGCTGCACCCGCTACCTCGAACTCGAAGTCACCGGCCTGATTCCGGCCGACCGCGCAGTCCCCATCGGCTCGCTCGACGCCGACACGGTGCTCGCCGGCGAACGCCGAGCACCGCTGCCACTCGCGCGCGTGCGCAGCGTGGCCTGA